TCTCTTCTCTCTTCTCTCTTCTCTAGCCCCTAACCCCTAACCCCTAACTATGTCAGCTACTTTGCCAAAGCTTGCGATTTATTTTGTTCCCAGCGCAGTCTTAAACCTGCTAGCTTACCTTTATCCAGCCGTAGGACAAATTATACCCGATCGCACATTAGGCAGCGAAAATTCTCAAGTAGTTCCCAATGTAGAAATTAAAGGAGTACAGAGCGATCGCATCGACGGCGGTGCGATGCGGGGTAGCAATCTCTTCCACAGTTTGCAAGAATTCAACATCCCAGAAGGAAGAGGAGCTTACTTTAGCAATCCCGACGGGATTATCAACATTCTCACTCGCGTTACAGGCGGAAATCCCGCCAACATTTTCGGCACATTGGGAGTATTGGGAAATGCCAACTTATTTTTAATCAATCCCAGAGGAATTGTGTTTGGGCCGAACGCCAGATTGGATTTGCGCGGCTCATTTTTAGCATCAAGTGCTGATAGTATTGTATTTGAAAATAGCTTTGAATTTAGCGCCAGCAATCCCAGCGCACCACCACTACTAACGATTAACATTCCCAACGGTTTGCGATTTCGAGATCGTCCCGGTAGCATTACCGTACTGGGAAGCGGACATAACTTGCAGGCGATCCCGAAGATAGGCGGTACTGATTTCCGCAATCGCCCAGTTGGATTGCAGGTCGATCGCGATCGCACCTTAGCATTAGTTGGGGGAGAAATAACCATCGCCGGCGGGAATCTCACCGCACCAGCCGGACAGATTGAGCTAGGCAGCATTGGCTCAGAAGCTTTGGTAAAATTGACTCCACTGCCCTCCGTTGACGAAGAAATTAGAGGGGGTGGTTGGGCATTCGACTATACAGGGATTGACAATTTCCAAGATATTCGTCTGATACAAGCGGCATCTGCAATTACCGTCAGCGACAAAGGCGGCCCAGTAAACCTGACAGGCAGACAAATCACCGTGACAAACGGTTCTGCCATTCACAGTAGCACCGATGGAGCCGGAGCGGCGGGAAGCATTACAGTCAGAGGAACGGAGACAATTGAAGTATCGGGTTTTGCTCCCTCTATTTATCCCAGTGGCTTATTTGCTGATGTCAGACAAGGCGCAACTGGTAAAGGGGGAAAAGTAACCATTGAAACCGCTCGTTTATTACTGGCAGGTGGCGGTCAAATCAGCAGCGGTACATTTGGGCAAGGGAATGGAAGTACTCTCACCGTAAGGGCTAGCGATGCGATCGAAATCATTGCCAACCTCAGTAAGGAGCCATTTCCCAGCGGTTTGTATACTACTGCCGCACCGATATCTTCAGGCAATGGCGGTGATATAACGATCGCAACTGGGCGATTGCAGATAGTAGGAGGAAAGGTCAGCTCTGATACCCTGGGTCAAGGCAACGGCGGTAACTTGACCATCGAAGCCCAACAATTGCGAGTGGAAGAGGGGGGACAGATAGGTACCGGTACCTACGATCGAGGCAACGGTGGCAATCTCACAATACGCGCCAGCGAGAGCGTCGAATTGATTGGTTTCATTGACAGATTTCCCAGTGGCATTTTCAGTGCCGTCACGCCAAAAGCTGTAGGTCAAGCAGGCAACTTGACGGTTGAAACTAAGCGATTGCGACTGGAAAACGGGGGACGGATAGCTTCTGATACCCTGGGTCAAGGCAACGGTGGTAATCTCACTGTACGCGCTAGCGAGAGCGTTGAATTAATAGGTGCCAGTGCCACCTCTCCCAGTGGCTTTTTCACTTCCGTTGCGCCAGGAGGTGTAGGTAAAGCAGGTAACTTGACGGTTGAAACTGCTCGATTGCGCTTAGAAGATGGGGCACAGATCAGTGCCGGTGTATTCGGTAAAGGCGACGGTAGTAATCTCACAGTACGCGCTACTGAGGCTGTCGAAGTCAGCGGTAAGACTGCAAAAGGAAACCCCAGTGCCTTGTTCGCTTCCGTCCTAGAAACAGGAGTAGGTAAAGGCGGTAACGTGACGATCGTCACCGAAAGATTGCAAGTTGACAATGGTGGTGTGGTAGGAGTAAGTGACTTTTCCGGAACAGGCGGGGCAGGTACGCTGACCGTAGCAGCTAACTCCATTCTGCTCGATCGCGGTATTCTCAATGCCCAAACCAAAGCTGGAAACCAAGGTAACATCGAGCTTTCTGCCGGCGATATCCAACTGCGACAGGGCAGTATGATTGAAGCTAACGCTCTTGGCAGCGCCACAGGCGGCAACGTCACCCTCAACAGCGATATCCTGCTGGGCTTTCCTGGGGAAAATAGCGATATCACTGCCAACGCTCAAACAGCCCAAGGCGGGCGCGTTACGGTCAATGTTCCCAATATTTTTGGTATTGCAAGTGTCGATCGCGAGCAATTGCGAGATAATCT
This Aerosakkonema funiforme FACHB-1375 DNA region includes the following protein-coding sequences:
- a CDS encoding beta strand repeat-containing protein, whose translation is MSATLPKLAIYFVPSAVLNLLAYLYPAVGQIIPDRTLGSENSQVVPNVEIKGVQSDRIDGGAMRGSNLFHSLQEFNIPEGRGAYFSNPDGIINILTRVTGGNPANIFGTLGVLGNANLFLINPRGIVFGPNARLDLRGSFLASSADSIVFENSFEFSASNPSAPPLLTINIPNGLRFRDRPGSITVLGSGHNLQAIPKIGGTDFRNRPVGLQVDRDRTLALVGGEITIAGGNLTAPAGQIELGSIGSEALVKLTPLPSVDEEIRGGGWAFDYTGIDNFQDIRLIQAASAITVSDKGGPVNLTGRQITVTNGSAIHSSTDGAGAAGSITVRGTETIEVSGFAPSIYPSGLFADVRQGATGKGGKVTIETARLLLAGGGQISSGTFGQGNGSTLTVRASDAIEIIANLSKEPFPSGLYTTAAPISSGNGGDITIATGRLQIVGGKVSSDTLGQGNGGNLTIEAQQLRVEEGGQIGTGTYDRGNGGNLTIRASESVELIGFIDRFPSGIFSAVTPKAVGQAGNLTVETKRLRLENGGRIASDTLGQGNGGNLTVRASESVELIGASATSPSGFFTSVAPGGVGKAGNLTVETARLRLEDGAQISAGVFGKGDGSNLTVRATEAVEVSGKTAKGNPSALFASVLETGVGKGGNVTIVTERLQVDNGGVVGVSDFSGTGGAGTLTVAANSILLDRGILNAQTKAGNQGNIELSAGDIQLRQGSMIEANALGSATGGNVTLNSDILLGFPGENSDITANAQTAQGGRVTVNVPNIFGIASVDREQLRDNLGLTDAEFAALQVNPTFLLSSSDISAISQTAGPDLQGTVTFSTAGVNPAQGLVELPQNIVDPAALIAANPCTQGAGSEFTITGRGGLPPSPNDLLDGEVSQFNWVEPAVGSGEESQKSKVKSQNSSLSFFPLPSPIPAQGWVIDGTGEVTLVAYNPGNPVSDRTPKSSNVCLPR